The DNA segment TCGTACGCTGGCTCTCTGGTGTAATATCAGGCATGAGCGCCACGGTAGGCGAGCGAAAAATACTCATGGAAAGGTTCATTAACACCATAAAAACAACTAAGGTCACAAAACCCGTATGTAAAGGAATCAACGTGGCAAACACAGCGCCAAGCGGCATACCGATTAACAAATAAGGCATCCTTCGACCGTAATTACTTCGCGTCTTATCGCTGCGATGACCGATCCACGGCTGCAGGAACATCGCAAAATAATTATCGATCGTCATCATGAAGCCGATCATGGCTACGCTTTTTAAGTAATTGCCCAAAAAGAGCGGTACAAACGCATTATATAGCGCCCAAGTGATGCTGATACTAAAAAAGCCGAGACCGAGCAGCCACGTTTTTCTCATCCCGCTAACCTCCTTCAGCCGTCAACAGCTCGGCCAAACGATCGGGATAATCGGTAATAATTCCCGCCACGCCAGCTTGAATCAAAGCTTGCATCTCTGCCTTCTCATTAACCGTAAACGGATGATACGGCATGCCATACTCCGAAGCGGCAGCCACAAGCTCAGGAACTACGGCGTACTGGAATGCATGGAGCGCGTCAGCGCCGATCCGCTTTGCATAGGCCCAAGGCTCATACAACCCCTCCATGTAGAGAATGCCCGTCCGAATTTCCGGGGCTAGCTTCTTGCATTCAACCAAGGAATAATGATTAAAACTAGAAATGATGACGCGCTCCGATAACGCGAAGCGGCGCACCAACTCAATCACTTTGCCCTCAAGCCCGGGATAGCGGATGATCCCATTTTTCAGCTCTAAATTAATGATCATGTCCAGCGGCTTGACGAGTTCGAGCAGCTGCTCTAGGGTCGGAATCTTCTCCCCCCGAAAATCATCATGAAACCAAGCTCCCGCATCCTTCGACATCAGCTCCGTTAATGTCACATCCTTGACCCACTCTGGAGAGCCCGTGGTACGCCGCAGCGTTTCGTCATGAATCAGCACTAGTTGCCCATCCTTCGTCATTTGCACGTCAGTCTCAATGCCTGTAGCACCAAACTCTAGAGCACGTTTGAAAGCGATCATTGTATTCT comes from the Paenibacillus lentus genome and includes:
- a CDS encoding glycerophosphodiester phosphodiesterase, with translation MVQVINFAHRGAAGHCPENTMIAFKRALEFGATGIETDVQMTKDGQLVLIHDETLRRTTGSPEWVKDVTLTELMSKDAGAWFHDDFRGEKIPTLEQLLELVKPLDMIINLELKNGIIRYPGLEGKVIELVRRFALSERVIISSFNHYSLVECKKLAPEIRTGILYMEGLYEPWAYAKRIGADALHAFQYAVVPELVAAASEYGMPYHPFTVNEKAEMQALIQAGVAGIITDYPDRLAELLTAEGG